The Streptomyces sp. HUAS CB01 genome has a segment encoding these proteins:
- a CDS encoding ABC transporter permease translates to MSESTSTVSMTSTAPKKGGGRPTLSLPVILLIIAAGLALFSLVRVISGANDLTSVGQVSGALQLAVPIGLAGLGGLWAERAGVVNIGLEGMMIMGTWFGAWAGFQWGPWTGVVMGVVGGALGGLLHAIMTVTFNVNHIVSGVAINILAIGVTRYLSNFTFAEAPGGSSKQSPRIDQITEITIPGLSDALADLQAKHWFFVSDLAGVLGGLVTNLSLLTVVALLLVPATWWILWRTGFGLRLRSCGENPVAAETLGVNVYKYKYIAVIVSGALAGLGGAFLVIVSTGIYQEGQTGGRGYIGLAAMIFGNWMPGGLALGAGLFGFTDSLKLRGGAENVHAMLLLLAILLVLAFAWQLYKKKYWQGAICLAVSGLLFAWYGLTDALPSQFVDAAPYVTTLLVLALSAQRLRPPKADGLPYKKGQGK, encoded by the coding sequence ATGAGCGAGTCCACGAGCACGGTCTCGATGACGAGCACCGCGCCCAAGAAGGGCGGTGGACGCCCCACGCTGTCCCTGCCGGTCATCTTGCTGATCATCGCGGCCGGTCTCGCGCTGTTCTCGCTGGTCCGGGTGATCAGCGGCGCCAACGACCTGACCTCGGTCGGCCAGGTCTCCGGAGCCCTCCAGCTGGCCGTCCCGATCGGCCTCGCCGGACTCGGCGGTCTGTGGGCCGAGCGGGCGGGCGTCGTCAACATCGGCCTCGAAGGCATGATGATCATGGGCACCTGGTTCGGTGCCTGGGCCGGCTTCCAGTGGGGCCCGTGGACCGGTGTCGTGATGGGCGTCGTCGGCGGCGCACTCGGCGGCCTGCTGCACGCGATCATGACGGTGACGTTCAACGTGAACCACATCGTCTCGGGTGTGGCGATCAACATCCTCGCCATCGGCGTCACCCGCTACCTGTCGAACTTCACCTTCGCCGAGGCCCCCGGCGGCTCCTCGAAGCAGTCCCCGCGCATCGACCAGATCACCGAGATCACGATTCCCGGGCTCTCGGACGCCCTGGCGGACCTGCAGGCCAAGCACTGGTTCTTCGTCTCCGACCTGGCGGGCGTCCTCGGCGGCCTCGTCACCAACCTGTCGCTGCTGACGGTCGTCGCGCTGCTGCTCGTGCCCGCCACCTGGTGGATCCTGTGGCGGACCGGCTTCGGCCTGCGGCTGCGGTCCTGCGGTGAGAACCCCGTCGCCGCCGAGACCCTCGGCGTCAACGTCTACAAGTACAAGTACATCGCCGTGATCGTCTCCGGTGCGCTGGCCGGACTCGGCGGGGCGTTCCTCGTGATCGTCTCCACCGGCATCTACCAGGAGGGCCAGACCGGCGGCCGCGGCTACATCGGTCTCGCCGCGATGATCTTCGGCAACTGGATGCCGGGAGGACTGGCCCTCGGCGCCGGACTGTTCGGCTTCACCGACAGCCTCAAGCTGCGCGGCGGCGCCGAGAACGTCCACGCCATGCTCCTGCTCCTGGCGATCCTGCTGGTGCTCGCCTTCGCGTGGCAGCTGTACAAGAAGAAGTACTGGCAGGGGGCGATCTGCCTCGCGGTCTCCGGTCTGCTCTTCGCCTGGTACGGACTCACCGACGCGCTGCCCAGCCAGTTCGTGGACGCCGCGCCGTACGTCACCACGCTGCTGGTGCTCGCACTGTCGGCGCAGCGACTGCGGCCGCCCAAGGCCGACGGCCTGCCGTACAAGAAGGGGCAGGGCAAGTGA
- a CDS encoding ABC transporter permease: MKKFDKDRLLLGIAGPGLALVVAFLLTSVVLLVSDRDPFEPYQLMFQTAEFTDVQVNILNQAGTYYLAALAVAIGFRMNLFNIGVDGQYRLAVMLAAVVGASVELPAPLHVLLIVIVAMLVGALWAGIAGVLKTSRGVSEVVSTIMLNAIATSLIAWLILPANLGEQLAGSNDLTTGQIAESGWFPGLAMEGGTIYGFTFVAFALGIVYWFTLNRTRFGFDLRATGASESAAQASGVDSKKMVLTAMLISGAMAGLVGMPLLLGQTHTYSLSFPAGVGFTGITIALLGRNNPIGIFFAALLISFIEKTSADLDQFGYEKEIATIMQGLIVISVVVSYELVRQYGLRRQQQKVGEELAAQARRNKEEVAL; this comes from the coding sequence ATGAAGAAGTTCGACAAGGACCGGCTGCTCCTCGGCATCGCCGGCCCGGGCCTCGCCCTGGTCGTCGCGTTCCTGCTCACCTCCGTGGTGCTGCTCGTCTCGGACCGCGACCCGTTCGAGCCGTACCAGCTGATGTTCCAGACGGCCGAGTTCACGGACGTCCAGGTCAACATCCTCAACCAGGCCGGCACGTACTACCTCGCCGCGCTCGCCGTCGCCATCGGCTTCAGGATGAACCTGTTCAACATCGGTGTGGACGGCCAGTACCGCCTCGCCGTGATGCTCGCCGCCGTCGTCGGCGCGTCCGTCGAGCTGCCCGCACCGCTGCACGTCCTGCTGATCGTGATCGTCGCGATGCTGGTCGGCGCGCTCTGGGCCGGTATCGCCGGTGTCCTGAAGACCAGCCGCGGTGTCAGCGAGGTCGTCTCCACGATCATGCTCAACGCGATCGCCACCAGCCTGATCGCCTGGCTGATCCTGCCCGCCAACCTCGGTGAGCAGCTGGCCGGTTCGAACGACCTGACCACCGGCCAGATCGCCGAGTCCGGCTGGTTCCCCGGCCTGGCGATGGAGGGTGGCACGATCTACGGCTTCACCTTCGTGGCCTTCGCCCTCGGCATCGTCTACTGGTTCACGCTCAACCGCACACGCTTCGGCTTCGACCTGCGCGCCACCGGCGCCAGCGAGTCCGCGGCGCAGGCGAGCGGCGTCGACTCCAAGAAGATGGTCCTCACCGCCATGCTGATCTCGGGCGCGATGGCCGGTCTCGTCGGTATGCCGCTGCTGCTGGGCCAGACCCACACGTACAGCCTGAGCTTCCCGGCCGGCGTCGGCTTCACGGGCATCACCATCGCGCTGCTGGGCCGCAACAACCCGATCGGCATCTTCTTCGCCGCACTCCTCATCTCCTTCATCGAGAAGACCTCGGCCGACCTGGACCAGTTCGGCTACGAGAAGGAGATCGCGACGATCATGCAGGGACTCATCGTGATCTCGGTCGTCGTGTCCTACGAACTCGTCCGCCAGTACGGGCTCCGCCGCCAGCAGCAGAAGGTCGGCGAGGAGCTCGCCGCCCAGGCCCGCAGGAACAAGGAAGAGGTTGCGCTGTGA
- a CDS encoding cytidine deaminase, whose amino-acid sequence MTPGPAPAADAVDWEALREAARDAMSHAYVPYSGYPVGAAALVDDGRTISGCNVENASYGLSLCAECGLVSQLHASGGGRLTHFTCVDGSGEVLMPCGRCRQLLYEFGGPGLLLETEAGILPLSELLPLAFGPEKLGPEKLG is encoded by the coding sequence GTGACCCCCGGCCCCGCGCCGGCCGCCGACGCCGTCGACTGGGAGGCCCTGCGCGAGGCGGCGAGGGACGCGATGTCCCACGCGTACGTCCCGTACTCGGGCTACCCGGTCGGCGCGGCAGCGCTCGTCGACGACGGCCGCACCATCAGCGGCTGCAACGTCGAGAACGCCTCGTACGGCCTGTCGCTGTGCGCCGAGTGCGGACTCGTCTCGCAGCTGCACGCCTCCGGCGGAGGCCGCCTCACGCACTTCACCTGCGTGGACGGCAGCGGCGAGGTACTCATGCCGTGCGGCCGCTGCCGCCAGCTCCTGTACGAGTTCGGCGGCCCCGGTCTGCTGCTGGAGACGGAGGCGGGCATCCTGCCCCTCTCCGAGCTGCTGCCCCTGGCCTTCGGCCCGGAGAAGCTCGGCCCGGAGAAGCTCGGCTAG
- a CDS encoding thymidine phosphorylase translates to MDAISVIRTKRDRGELTPEQIDWVIDAYTRGEVADEQMSALAMAILLNGMNRTEIARWTAAMIASGERMDFSSLSRPTADKHSTGGVGDKITLPLAPLVAACGAAVPQLSGRGLGHTGGTLDKLESVPGWRALLSNEEMLRVLDTTGAVICAAGDGLAPADKKLYALRDVTGTVEAIPLIASSIMSKKIAEGTGSLVLDVKVGSGAFMKNVDDARELASTMVGLGTDHGVKTVALLTDMSTPLGLTAGNALEVRESVEVLAGGGPADVVELTLALAREMLDAAGIKDADPAKALADGSAMDVWRRMIAAQGGDPDAALPVAREQHVITAPASGVLTRLDAYGVGVAAWRLGAGRARKEDPVQAGAGVELHAKPGDEVTAGAPLMTLHTDTPEKFDYALQSLEGSFDIAAPGTSYEATPVVLERIA, encoded by the coding sequence ATGGACGCCATCTCCGTCATCCGCACCAAGCGCGACCGAGGCGAACTCACCCCCGAGCAGATCGACTGGGTCATCGACGCGTACACGCGCGGCGAGGTCGCCGACGAGCAGATGTCGGCCCTGGCGATGGCGATCCTGCTGAACGGCATGAACCGGACGGAGATCGCCCGCTGGACCGCCGCGATGATCGCGTCCGGTGAGCGCATGGACTTCTCGTCGCTGTCGCGCCCGACCGCCGACAAGCACTCCACGGGCGGCGTCGGCGACAAGATCACGCTCCCGCTGGCCCCGCTGGTCGCCGCCTGCGGTGCCGCCGTGCCGCAGCTGTCCGGCCGCGGCCTCGGCCACACCGGCGGCACCCTCGACAAGCTGGAGTCCGTTCCCGGCTGGCGGGCGCTGCTGTCCAACGAGGAGATGCTGCGCGTCCTCGACACCACCGGTGCGGTCATCTGCGCCGCGGGCGACGGGCTCGCCCCCGCCGACAAGAAGCTGTACGCCCTGCGCGACGTCACCGGCACGGTCGAGGCCATCCCGCTGATCGCCTCCTCGATCATGTCCAAGAAGATCGCCGAGGGCACGGGCTCCCTCGTGCTGGACGTGAAGGTCGGCTCCGGCGCCTTCATGAAGAACGTCGACGACGCCCGGGAGCTCGCCTCCACCATGGTCGGCCTCGGCACGGACCACGGGGTGAAGACCGTCGCACTGCTCACCGACATGTCGACGCCGCTCGGCCTCACCGCCGGCAACGCCCTCGAGGTCCGCGAGTCCGTCGAGGTGCTGGCGGGCGGCGGCCCCGCCGACGTCGTGGAGCTGACCCTGGCGCTGGCCCGCGAGATGCTCGACGCCGCCGGCATCAAGGACGCCGACCCGGCGAAGGCCCTGGCCGACGGTTCGGCGATGGACGTCTGGCGCCGCATGATCGCCGCACAGGGCGGCGACCCGGACGCCGCACTCCCGGTCGCGCGCGAGCAGCACGTGATCACGGCCCCGGCCTCGGGCGTGCTGACCCGCCTCGACGCCTACGGGGTCGGCGTGGCGGCCTGGCGCCTGGGCGCCGGCCGGGCCCGCAAGGAGGACCCGGTGCAGGCGGGCGCGGGCGTCGAGCTCCATGCCAAGCCCGGCGACGAGGTCACCGCGGGCGCCCCGCTGATGACCCTGCACACGGACACCCCCGAGAAGTTCGACTACGCCCTGCAGTCCCTGGAGGGCTCCTTCGACATCGCCGCACCGGGCACCTCGTACGAGGCGACCCCGGTGGTTCTGGAGCGCATCGCCTGA